In the genome of Carnobacterium pleistocenium FTR1, one region contains:
- a CDS encoding AAA family ATPase — MKTITIKNMKMRNFKGFKEFELNANDTDLTIFGETGSGKTTVFDAFWYVLFGKNSQNKQDFPWKPLDEDNNPLHHLETEVEMILTVDEQELKLTRMTKENWTKKRGFETSKFTGHTTTYRVDDLKKSKADFNKVVAELIDEESFKQLTNIYYVPEVMDKKERRKMLFELSGDLSDQAVIESDEKLAPLTKMLEGRSIDDKRSLISEEETNLKKQIKEIAIRIDEADRFSAALESSLTGIDKTELEKQKEALQKELLELEQEISSFINGSFISNKRSEIQTERAKLETKRSDYQVNQNKKIDGLQKGKQESFDLAMDAQNAFLKEEEKINKYQSEITIKETSINLIKEDQEKLRNEFFKVRDDAFPSFDEHKTTCQFCGQEYPPEEQGKIKISYETEAADFNVKKAQKLEEINKKGVTLNENKSLLEAEISDFKTILEVKTAYKKAEKKRDDLKAQYEAIQGQIKTIQSAAIPFEDTKEFAAIDKVIKEIELEVESANQSSESELLIKKTRLNSLKAKIEEVSDTLYQFVMVKKQEQRKDELIAEEKMKSVRYGELEKQLFLLDEFVRTKVALLTDKINSQFQIVEWKLFDTAINGGLEEVCEPTVEGRPFTGGLSNGERINAGADIVNTLSRMKEVKVPIFIDNAEGVTNWKVEVEPQLIQLIAIKDQKELKIESKEMAGVA, encoded by the coding sequence ATGAAAACTATCACGATTAAAAACATGAAAATGCGTAATTTCAAAGGATTCAAAGAATTTGAATTAAATGCTAACGATACCGACTTAACGATTTTTGGCGAAACTGGTTCAGGTAAAACAACTGTATTCGACGCTTTCTGGTATGTGTTATTCGGAAAGAACTCTCAGAACAAACAAGATTTTCCATGGAAGCCCCTGGATGAAGACAATAATCCGCTTCATCATTTAGAAACAGAAGTTGAAATGATTCTCACGGTAGATGAACAAGAATTAAAACTGACCAGGATGACTAAAGAAAATTGGACTAAAAAGCGTGGTTTCGAAACAAGCAAATTTACCGGGCATACAACCACCTACCGTGTTGATGATTTAAAAAAGTCTAAGGCAGACTTCAACAAAGTTGTTGCTGAGTTAATTGACGAAGAATCATTCAAACAGCTTACAAATATCTATTATGTACCGGAAGTTATGGATAAAAAGGAACGTCGGAAAATGTTGTTCGAATTATCAGGAGATTTAAGCGATCAAGCTGTAATTGAAAGTGATGAAAAATTGGCTCCTTTAACTAAAATGCTTGAAGGAAGGTCTATCGATGACAAACGTTCATTAATCTCTGAAGAGGAAACTAATCTTAAAAAACAAATAAAAGAGATTGCGATTCGTATCGATGAAGCAGATCGTTTTAGCGCTGCATTAGAAAGCTCATTAACTGGTATTGACAAAACAGAGTTAGAAAAACAAAAAGAGGCACTGCAAAAAGAGTTGCTTGAATTAGAACAAGAAATATCATCTTTTATCAACGGCAGCTTCATATCAAATAAACGTTCAGAAATACAAACAGAGCGCGCGAAATTAGAAACAAAAAGAAGCGACTATCAAGTCAATCAAAATAAAAAAATAGACGGTCTTCAAAAAGGAAAGCAAGAATCTTTTGATTTGGCCATGGATGCACAAAACGCATTTCTGAAAGAAGAAGAAAAAATAAATAAATATCAATCAGAGATAACGATAAAAGAAACCTCTATCAATTTAATCAAAGAAGACCAAGAAAAACTAAGAAACGAGTTCTTTAAAGTTCGTGATGATGCATTCCCAAGTTTTGACGAACATAAAACCACTTGTCAATTTTGTGGCCAAGAGTATCCTCCGGAAGAGCAAGGTAAAATTAAAATAAGCTACGAAACTGAAGCTGCGGATTTCAATGTTAAAAAAGCTCAAAAGCTTGAAGAAATAAATAAAAAAGGTGTTACTTTAAATGAAAATAAATCCCTTTTAGAAGCTGAAATATCTGATTTTAAAACAATTTTAGAAGTTAAAACTGCTTATAAAAAAGCTGAAAAAAAACGTGATGATTTAAAAGCACAATACGAAGCGATTCAAGGACAAATCAAAACGATTCAATCCGCTGCTATTCCGTTTGAAGATACGAAAGAATTCGCAGCTATCGACAAAGTTATTAAAGAAATTGAATTAGAAGTTGAATCAGCTAACCAATCATCCGAAAGCGAACTGCTCATTAAAAAAACACGATTGAATTCTTTGAAAGCAAAAATTGAAGAAGTTAGCGACACTCTTTACCAATTCGTGATGGTGAAAAAACAAGAACAACGTAAAGACGAATTGATTGCAGAAGAAAAAATGAAAAGCGTCCGTTATGGAGAACTAGAAAAACAATTGTTCCTGCTAGATGAATTCGTTAGAACTAAAGTCGCTTTATTAACAGATAAAATCAATAGCCAATTTCAAATTGTTGAATGGAAGTTGTTTGACACAGCTATAAATGGAGGCCTAGAAGAAGTTTGTGAGCCCACGGTTGAAGGTAGACCATTCACCGGAGGATTGAGCAACGGAGAAAGAATCAATGCTGGTGCAGACATCGTAAACACGTTATCAAGAATGAAAGAAGTAAAAGTTCCGATATTTATTGATAACGCTGAAGGGGTTACGAATTGGAAAGTCGAAGTTGAACCACAACTAATCCAACTAATCGCTATCAAGGATCAAAAAGAGTTGAAAATCGAATCTAAAGAGATGGCAGGTGTAGCTTAA
- a CDS encoding DUF6877 family protein: MENNHATEISKALSNVPNEVALIALTDIDKRVSDWLASGGDPDAPYIQQQVNYAKRLSQRFGTQKNH; the protein is encoded by the coding sequence ATGGAAAATAACCATGCAACTGAAATCTCAAAAGCCCTCAGTAATGTTCCTAACGAAGTCGCATTGATTGCTTTAACTGACATAGACAAAAGAGTATCTGATTGGTTAGCAAGTGGAGGTGATCCGGATGCTCCATATATTCAACAACAAGTTAATTATGCAAAAAGACTATCTCAAAGATTTGGAACACAAAAAAATCACTGA